A single region of the Acidobacteriota bacterium genome encodes:
- a CDS encoding DUF2339 domain-containing protein, which produces MLESLDQRVQSLEARVRELQEEVAALRGEGTRDRSAMASQAEVASAPATPVEPAPSARKPRKPRSAAWRDIDFESLIGGRWLNRIGILTLLIAAAFFLRYAFENEWIGPTGRVLIGLVSGLALAGYGEWLARRKMRYFAEGMTALGAGVVYLSGYAAWDFYALVPQPAAFAFLALVTAAVIGLSVRRDSQRLAALALAGGYLTPALLSTGTDAQVVLFSYLALLSASLLALALLRGFRVLAPAALVATAAYFIAWYVEFYEGERLLSTALFGTLFYAIYFALPLARVRRARRLRPTELGVLILALGFYVLLLQQLLYEDQRWFLTGAVLALAAVHLAVSRALGSWSAAEGRRTRQLQSLFAVLAALLATIAFPIRLEGDWVTLAWTAEAVALAIAGTRLPSIWMRIFSVALFGVVLLMTPAAFGGQRDLLFLNLRFLTLAGVAAGLVVAGLYVQARLKTKVRMEAPVWAVALGIANVVALVAVSTEMWDVVHGLDVDLDLDLAAQVVLSAVWLLWAAGFIAAGIRRGAPGLRWQGLALLLVVVGKTFLIDLSFLDQGYRILSFLIVGALLVAVSFLYQRSRRDSGSGGSS; this is translated from the coding sequence GTGCTCGAGTCTCTCGATCAGCGCGTGCAGTCGCTCGAGGCGCGAGTCCGCGAGCTGCAGGAGGAAGTGGCGGCTCTGCGGGGTGAGGGCACACGCGACCGATCCGCGATGGCGTCACAGGCCGAGGTTGCCTCGGCGCCGGCGACACCCGTAGAGCCCGCGCCGTCAGCGCGAAAACCCCGAAAGCCCAGGTCCGCGGCCTGGCGCGACATCGACTTCGAGTCGCTGATCGGCGGCCGCTGGTTGAACCGGATCGGCATTCTCACGCTCCTGATCGCGGCCGCCTTCTTCCTCCGCTACGCCTTCGAGAACGAGTGGATCGGGCCGACGGGGCGCGTTCTGATCGGGCTCGTGAGCGGTCTTGCCCTCGCCGGCTACGGCGAGTGGCTCGCCAGGCGCAAGATGCGCTACTTCGCCGAGGGGATGACGGCACTCGGCGCCGGCGTCGTCTATCTCTCGGGCTACGCGGCGTGGGACTTCTACGCCCTCGTGCCGCAACCGGCGGCGTTCGCGTTTCTCGCTCTCGTCACCGCCGCGGTCATCGGCCTGTCGGTGCGGCGCGACTCGCAGCGGCTGGCGGCCCTGGCGCTCGCTGGCGGCTATCTGACGCCCGCGCTGCTCAGTACCGGCACGGACGCCCAGGTCGTGCTCTTCAGCTATCTGGCCCTGCTCAGCGCCAGCCTGCTCGCGTTGGCCCTCCTCCGCGGTTTCCGCGTCCTGGCGCCGGCCGCCCTGGTCGCGACGGCCGCCTACTTCATCGCCTGGTACGTCGAGTTCTACGAGGGCGAGCGGCTTCTGTCGACCGCTCTCTTCGGCACGCTCTTCTACGCCATCTACTTCGCTCTGCCGCTTGCGCGCGTGCGCCGGGCCCGGCGGCTGCGCCCGACCGAGCTCGGCGTGCTGATTCTGGCGCTCGGCTTCTACGTTCTGCTGCTTCAGCAACTCCTCTACGAGGACCAGCGGTGGTTCCTGACCGGCGCCGTTCTGGCCTTGGCGGCGGTCCATCTGGCGGTGTCCCGCGCGCTCGGGAGCTGGAGCGCCGCGGAAGGGCGGAGAACCCGGCAACTGCAATCGTTGTTCGCCGTCCTCGCCGCGTTGCTGGCCACGATCGCGTTCCCCATCCGGCTCGAGGGCGACTGGGTCACCCTGGCGTGGACCGCGGAGGCAGTGGCACTGGCGATTGCCGGGACTCGCCTGCCGTCCATCTGGATGCGCATCTTCTCGGTCGCGCTCTTCGGCGTCGTGTTGCTGATGACGCCGGCCGCCTTCGGCGGACAGCGTGACCTCCTCTTCCTCAACCTGCGCTTCCTGACCCTGGCCGGGGTGGCGGCCGGACTGGTCGTCGCCGGCCTCTACGTACAGGCCCGGCTGAAGACCAAGGTTCGGATGGAGGCGCCGGTTTGGGCGGTGGCGCTCGGCATCGCCAACGTGGTCGCACTGGTTGCCGTGTCGACCGAGATGTGGGACGTCGTCCACGGACTCGACGTCGACCTCGATCTCGACCTGGCCGCCCAGGTCGTCCTGTCGGCCGTCTGGCTCCTATGGGCGGCGGGCTTCATCGCCGCCGGCATCCGCCGCGGCGCCCCCGGCCTGCGCTGGCAGGGTCTGGCGCTGCTGCTCGTGGTGGTCGGCAAGACATTCCTCATCGACCTCTCCTTCCTCGACCAGGGTTACCGGATCCTGTCGTTCCTGATCGTCGGCGCGCTGCTGGTGGCGGTGTCGTTTCTGTACCAGCGAAGCCGGCGTGACTCGGGTTCTGGCGGATCGAGCTGA
- a CDS encoding sulfite oxidase produces the protein MRKRVRGIHEVFSAEPARADWEVWGRQADPRTRRGFLKGLGAMTALVGSKIVFSDFMPAGLIPAAYANQAEPFTLEGKDGLTVLNDRPLCAETPAHLLNDDVTPANRLFVRNNGIAPQDVDPRSWTLTVDGESAADTKTYSLGDLKERFENVSHQLVMECGGNGRSEYDPPASGNQWTVGAVGCPRWDGIRLRDVLEDCGFRADAVYVAYYGVDRTADGGVPISRGVPMAKALEAESMIAWGMNGEPLHPMNGHPLRLVFGGWPGSTSGKWLSRIAIRNVVHDGPKMTGMSYKVPCEPVAPGTEVAPEEMCIIEAMPVKSLITHPQSGFQHRLGQALPLHGHAWTGDNRVERLDVSIDFGRTWTRADLQPPVNRLAWQNWDLDLEFAEAGYYEVWARATDANGDVQPVVLPGWNPRGYLNNACHRIAVYVA, from the coding sequence ATGAGGAAGCGGGTGCGGGGCATTCACGAGGTCTTCTCCGCCGAGCCGGCACGAGCCGACTGGGAAGTGTGGGGCCGACAGGCCGATCCCCGCACGCGGCGTGGCTTCCTCAAGGGTCTCGGCGCGATGACCGCGCTGGTCGGTTCGAAGATCGTCTTCTCGGACTTCATGCCCGCCGGCCTGATTCCGGCGGCGTACGCGAACCAGGCCGAGCCGTTCACCCTCGAAGGCAAGGACGGCCTGACCGTGCTGAACGACCGGCCGCTGTGCGCGGAGACACCGGCTCATCTACTGAACGACGACGTGACGCCTGCGAACCGGCTGTTCGTCCGCAACAACGGCATCGCGCCGCAGGACGTGGACCCGCGGAGCTGGACCTTGACGGTCGACGGCGAGTCCGCTGCCGACACGAAGACGTACTCTCTGGGCGATCTGAAGGAGCGCTTCGAGAACGTCAGCCACCAACTGGTGATGGAGTGCGGCGGCAACGGCCGCTCGGAGTACGACCCGCCGGCCTCGGGGAACCAGTGGACCGTCGGCGCGGTCGGGTGTCCCCGCTGGGACGGCATCCGCTTGCGCGACGTCCTTGAGGATTGCGGTTTCCGGGCCGACGCGGTGTATGTCGCCTACTACGGCGTGGACCGCACGGCCGATGGAGGCGTCCCCATCTCGAGGGGCGTGCCGATGGCCAAGGCCCTGGAAGCCGAGTCGATGATCGCCTGGGGCATGAACGGCGAGCCGCTCCACCCGATGAACGGCCATCCGCTGCGCCTCGTGTTCGGCGGCTGGCCGGGATCCACTTCCGGGAAGTGGCTGAGCAGGATCGCGATCCGGAACGTCGTCCACGACGGCCCGAAGATGACCGGCATGTCGTACAAGGTGCCTTGCGAACCGGTGGCGCCGGGTACCGAAGTCGCCCCCGAGGAGATGTGCATCATCGAGGCGATGCCGGTCAAGTCGCTCATCACCCATCCGCAGAGCGGCTTCCAGCACCGGCTCGGCCAGGCCCTGCCGCTGCACGGCCATGCCTGGACCGGCGACAACCGGGTCGAACGGCTGGACGTCTCGATCGACTTCGGCCGTACGTGGACGCGGGCCGATCTTCAGCCACCGGTGAACCGCCTCGCCTGGCAGAACTGGGATCTCGACCTGGAGTTCGCGGAGGCCGGCTACTACGAAGTCTGGGCGCGGGCTACCGACGCGAACGGTGACGTGCAGCCTGTGGTCCTCCCCGGCTGGAACCCGCGCGGCTACCTGAACAACGCCTGCCACCGGATCGCCGTGTATGTGGCTTAG